A stretch of the Saccharolobus caldissimus genome encodes the following:
- a CDS encoding NAD(P)-binding protein — MDLSKLLEPIKVGNVILRNRIAMSPMISNLATPEGYPSDAHIAYLTERAKGGIGLIITEYTYINRIDARGSVNELGLYSDELIPKFMRLTEIIHALGSKIFVQLVHVGRKTRRDIIWGNVPIAPSPIPVMDEVREMNKSDIDRVKNDFILAAIRAKRAGFDGIELHGAHGYLIAQFLSPATNKRSDEYKDGVKFVEEIIKGIKEKVNITLGIRLSVTEFDNEGLNPEMVAEISKRLEKAGIDYVHLSAGRDGPLSSSMPFYYNRVSFLKEAKVVKDNINIPLFLVGSIITPEEAIKAREVADVVVLGRQLLSDPYWLIKSIKGLPIRPCIRCNQSCRGVIYKEVRCDVNPELGWELLPPLERGKGEVEVVGGGVMGLEAARILALRGFSVILYEQNDKLGGQFLLFKDPWKIKEFNELIRYYEKELGRLGVIVKLNVKKKCENDNCIEALPDYEVPEFPEVKGERILIDSNIYAYHDYAFELAKYNEVYMTERSLQGLDRTRQYLLRENLLKLGVKFLDNINGIKFDLEIHKIVDDQPTIGKAIQRGYWIGRSFKLS; from the coding sequence GTGGATCTATCTAAGTTACTTGAACCAATTAAAGTAGGAAATGTAATTTTAAGAAATAGAATTGCCATGTCTCCAATGATAAGTAATTTAGCGACTCCAGAAGGTTATCCTTCAGACGCTCATATAGCGTATTTGACTGAGAGAGCTAAGGGAGGGATTGGGCTTATAATAACAGAATATACATATATTAATCGCATTGATGCTAGGGGTTCCGTTAATGAATTGGGTTTGTATTCTGATGAACTTATACCTAAGTTTATGAGATTAACTGAGATAATTCACGCATTAGGGAGTAAAATATTTGTTCAACTAGTTCATGTTGGAAGGAAGACAAGGAGAGATATAATATGGGGTAATGTACCAATAGCTCCTTCACCGATACCAGTAATGGATGAGGTTAGAGAAATGAATAAGTCTGATATTGATAGAGTTAAGAACGATTTCATATTGGCAGCAATAAGGGCTAAAAGAGCTGGCTTTGATGGTATTGAACTTCACGGTGCGCATGGTTATCTTATAGCTCAATTTCTATCTCCTGCAACTAATAAAAGATCTGATGAATATAAGGATGGTGTAAAATTCGTTGAGGAGATAATAAAGGGTATTAAAGAAAAAGTGAACATTACGTTAGGTATAAGATTAAGCGTAACTGAGTTCGATAATGAAGGTTTAAATCCAGAAATGGTTGCTGAAATAAGTAAAAGGCTAGAGAAGGCAGGGATTGATTATGTTCATTTGTCTGCCGGAAGAGATGGTCCCTTATCCTCAAGTATGCCATTCTATTATAATAGAGTATCATTCTTAAAGGAGGCTAAAGTAGTTAAAGATAACATTAATATACCGTTATTTTTGGTAGGCTCAATAATAACTCCAGAAGAAGCTATAAAAGCTAGGGAAGTTGCGGATGTAGTAGTATTGGGTAGACAGCTCCTTTCAGATCCGTACTGGTTAATTAAGTCTATAAAAGGTTTACCGATAAGACCTTGTATAAGGTGTAATCAGTCATGTAGAGGTGTAATATATAAAGAGGTTAGATGTGATGTGAATCCAGAACTAGGCTGGGAATTGCTTCCTCCATTGGAAAGAGGTAAAGGTGAAGTAGAAGTAGTAGGAGGTGGAGTAATGGGATTAGAGGCTGCAAGGATATTAGCGTTAAGAGGTTTTTCAGTGATATTATATGAGCAAAATGATAAATTAGGGGGTCAATTTCTATTATTTAAGGATCCGTGGAAGATCAAGGAATTTAATGAACTGATAAGATATTACGAGAAAGAGTTAGGAAGATTAGGAGTTATTGTAAAATTAAATGTAAAGAAGAAATGTGAGAATGACAACTGTATAGAAGCCCTACCAGATTATGAAGTTCCAGAATTTCCAGAGGTTAAGGGAGAGAGAATTTTGATTGATTCTAACATTTACGCATATCATGATTATGCCTTTGAATTAGCTAAATATAATGAGGTTTATATGACTGAAAGATCTCTTCAAGGCCTAGATAGAACTCGTCAATATTTACTAAGGGAAAATTTACTCAAACTTGGAGTTAAGTTCTTAGATAATATAAATGGAATAAAATTTGACCTTGAAATTCACAAAATTGTGGACGATCAGCCTACAATAGGGAAAGCAATTCAGAGAGGATATTGGATAGGTAGAAGTTTTAAGTTATCATAA
- the sso7d gene encoding chromatin protein Sso7d: protein MVTVKFKYKGEEKEVDISKIKKVWRVGKMISFTYDEGGGKTGRGAVSEKDAPKELLQMLEKQSKK from the coding sequence ATGGTAACGGTAAAGTTCAAGTATAAGGGTGAAGAGAAGGAGGTAGATATTAGTAAGATAAAGAAGGTTTGGAGAGTTGGCAAGATGATAAGCTTTACCTATGATGAGGGCGGAGGGAAGACTGGTAGGGGTGCTGTTAGCGAGAAGGACGCTCCAAAGGAATTACTACAGATGTTGGAGAAGCAGTCTAAGAAGTAA
- a CDS encoding NAD(P)/FAD-dependent oxidoreductase: MKNVIIVGGGIAGMAVANTLAERKVANINVITDFPFYFAGPSRPLLLTNEQKYERIIRGYEEAGKKGIKVTFGHVIKIDPANRKVYLSETTTSNSSLREIEYDYLVIAPGIVFDGSKINGYEKVWHKNTTVYDIGRINVLKQRIWNATTGRIIVYAPKAPYRCAPAPTETAMLIHTILKYRGVREKFEIIHIDANDKTQPPAIADIVSQLYQKAGINLVTNQEIVEINESEVITKSGEKYKYDILAMLEPNRAPKFVEEAELGKEWMEVRSPQDLRSPKYDDVLAAGDVAKLPYPKNQEIAFESGLFAANKILEMLGYSEKVPVQYAFVGWAYMGNVEGKLETLSVRFSLDFSTQPPKASKDTEPKRDYTLQKDNWEQAYLERLFGYKYIN, translated from the coding sequence ATGAAAAACGTTATAATAGTAGGTGGCGGAATAGCTGGAATGGCAGTTGCAAATACGTTAGCAGAGAGAAAAGTTGCTAACATAAACGTTATTACAGATTTTCCATTTTACTTTGCAGGACCTTCAAGACCATTATTGCTTACAAATGAACAAAAATATGAGAGAATAATTAGGGGATATGAAGAAGCTGGAAAGAAAGGAATAAAGGTTACATTTGGTCACGTAATTAAAATAGACCCTGCAAATAGAAAGGTCTACTTAAGTGAAACAACTACTTCTAATTCTTCATTAAGGGAAATTGAATACGATTACTTAGTCATAGCCCCAGGAATAGTATTTGACGGATCTAAAATAAATGGCTACGAAAAAGTGTGGCATAAAAATACAACAGTATATGACATTGGGAGGATAAATGTTTTAAAGCAAAGAATCTGGAACGCTACAACTGGAAGGATTATCGTTTATGCTCCTAAGGCACCTTATAGATGTGCCCCTGCACCTACCGAAACTGCTATGCTAATTCATACTATATTAAAGTATAGAGGTGTTAGAGAGAAATTTGAGATAATACATATCGATGCAAATGATAAGACACAGCCACCAGCAATAGCTGACATAGTATCACAATTATATCAAAAAGCTGGCATCAACTTAGTTACCAATCAGGAAATAGTTGAAATAAATGAAAGTGAAGTTATAACGAAAAGTGGTGAAAAATATAAATATGATATTTTAGCAATGCTAGAACCTAATAGAGCACCAAAATTCGTAGAAGAGGCAGAATTAGGCAAGGAATGGATGGAGGTTAGGAGTCCTCAAGACTTAAGGAGTCCTAAATATGATGACGTCTTGGCGGCAGGAGATGTGGCTAAATTACCCTATCCTAAAAATCAAGAGATTGCATTTGAAAGCGGGTTATTTGCAGCGAATAAGATATTAGAAATGTTAGGATACTCTGAAAAAGTACCAGTGCAATACGCATTTGTAGGATGGGCTTACATGGGAAATGTAGAGGGCAAATTAGAAACGTTGTCTGTAAGATTTAGTTTAGATTTTAGCACTCAACCACCTAAGGCAAGTAAAGATACTGAACCAAAGAGAGATTATACGCTACAAAAAGATAATTGGGAACAAGCATATTTAGAAAGACTATTTGGATATAAGTATATCAACTAA